A single genomic interval of Lathyrus oleraceus cultivar Zhongwan6 chromosome 7, CAAS_Psat_ZW6_1.0, whole genome shotgun sequence harbors:
- the LOC127102238 gene encoding uncharacterized protein LOC127102238, translating to MVESFITAQNQQNKEFMNQNIHINGLITQLGTKLDSVITHNKMLETQISQVAQQQATQTTPGGQFPGQPQPNPKGHANAIALWSGATYDEPVNPRLNKQEPPKKNVVTTPEKQVEEPVEPEKQKEEEVKDKEGEKDTKVYILPPPYKPPIPFPQRLKQTKLDNQYKKFVKVIEKLHVEIPFTEAITQIPSYTKFLKDILTNKRRLDDPKSLECNSTV from the coding sequence ATGGTGGAGAGCTTCATCACAGCCCAAAATCAGCAAAATAAGGAattcatgaaccaaaacattcataTAAATGGACTAATTACACAATTGGGCACCAAACTCGATTCTGTAATTACCCacaacaaaatgcttgaaacCCAAATATCTCAAGTGGCACAACAACAAGCTACTCAAACTACACCAGGAGGACaatttcctggacaacctcaacctAACCCCAAGGGGCATGCTAACGCAATTGCCCTATGGAGTGGAGCTACTTATGATGAACCCGTAAACCCTAGGTTGAATAAACAAGAACCCCCCAAGAAAAATGTTGTGACCACACCCGAGAAACAAGTAGAGGAACCAGTAGAACCTGAGAAACAAAAAGAGGAAGAAGTTAAAGATAAGGAAGGAGAGAAAGATACTAAAGTTTACATACTACCCCCTCCttacaaaccaccaatcccattTCCGCAAAGACTTAAGCAAACCAAATTAGACAACCAATATAAAAAGTTTGTAAAAGTGATTGAGAAACTCCATGTCGAGATTCCATTCACCGAAGCGATCACCCAAATACCATCTTACACCAAGTTCCTTAAGGACATCCTAACCAACAAACGAAGACTTGATGATCCTAAATCCTTAGAATGCAATTCTACTGTGTAA